A single Cherax quadricarinatus isolate ZL_2023a chromosome 4, ASM3850222v1, whole genome shotgun sequence DNA region contains:
- the LOC138854545 gene encoding uncharacterized protein yields MVGKTPKKSWADIVKRDLVCRGVSSKMQRFKHMSKGRGVPAKRESTVKSKHPANVFCEEVPKSFEFGHLTTGHANSPAPIFIHNKTSKTPRIYRKGRKSPFNAGFTKSQGNYGDLDGLDRLMATPRTGMREIEISPNDKTNSSEKLQNTPLSKKSNSKPRSRTPSPLKINGSSTEEFMGSLGASPVVFPTTPSQLKSFPRSVGKRPHSRISILASCTNMTNFDFSSIKTPDITKDNFISPLVTPSPSASSKLPENLHRGSSKSFMVSPENIQLETDATTFDFENAQTPDFSTPNVSQVEFPSPVSTQSNHLASDVNNVRNSLMTKYNNAVGRRALLLTPKAIRSFTQGLDSDLHEIKRLPRTLRAVASTPKPDYNVNVMTSIRTKDISERRKTRTPENPNSDNTYSDVVVLDCVNDKHTPKIRKSQTPRSVLDSPSVGYTNGDSGKLIKNMKIAVPEASNDTCNTATKVPVPDYSNIQGLQSLFRTPRRNPENVEIKANYCEPRGLKKLLATPKQKQYSPFADYTNVAGIKNLFASQIPVNSPEANYTNLYGIQTLMKTPNALDSLEREIEVMGELVKTPLSDRTNKVVRKIAPLLQHSPTQSLGRILRSSPKVVSPGTSSPSENIPPVEDGTPRRSRRNAKVELEAVAMSVRQRRPRRGAVKSDAQSHVTECELESIKLSPVVPERSLRSRKKVDSTDKNAMNKKKSRKGEKTAKVEIQNSVIMNKYQESPQIVEVDVELSEVSGKVEITQRQPAFSPEIDNPSLKLKLDTPVSVEDLVSDTLLVKRRNTQKAELNVLVVSPSKRRRKINNAVLESGKAVLPVLQDSETCVSLGKQEHSNDSELTPDLSVPVRGKRRKNQSPNQDEKKQMTPVRRGRSRKVTTAAGNSITDESNKIETQSKHIELNIDPVLCRENLDLSPSRKRNRKTRAQCVKSNDIQEEREVSSQSQDAASTRSRRGKLKEITESEQPLTKGRRKLANKLVSVPDAIENMPDLLVEQEVRITRRGRTRVQNSVDESVPVLQETKMKRGGTRLKNKKLEATVEPLEESEKEMDENCRVLEEPSLDKTSTKAKKNDKSRNTRFTWSLPGESFGGQRPRGPVTSEYAKQPL; encoded by the exons ATGGTAGGGAAGACACCAAAGAAATCATGGGCTGACATTGTAAAAAGAGACCTTGTGTGTCGTGGTGTATCATCTAAAATGCAACGATTCAAGCACATGAGCAAGGGTAGAGGTGTTCCTGCCAAGCGAGAGTCCACAGTGAAATCAAAACACCCTGCAAATGTGTTTTGTGAG gaggtGCCAAAAAGTTTTGAGTTTGGGCATTTGACTACTGGGCATGCTAACTCCCCTGCTCCAATATTTATTCACAATAAAACGAGTAAAACTCCACGAATATATCGAAAGGGTCGCAAAAGTCCATTTAATGCTGGCTTCACAAAATCTCAAGGAAATTATGGTGATTTGGATGGGTTAGACAGGCTAATGGCTACACCAAGAACAGGAATGAGAGAGATTGAGATTTCTCCTAATGATAAAACAAACTCTTCTGAAAAACTTCAGAATACCCCTCTAAGTAAAAAGTCAAATTCAAAGCCAAGATCTAGAACTCCTTCTCCATTGAAAATTAATGGATCATCAACTGAAGAATTTATGGGATCATTGGGTGCTTCACCAGTTGTCTTCCCAACTACACCATCTCAGCTAAAAAGTTTTCCTCGTTCTGTTGGTAAAAGACCTCATTCACGAATCAGTATTTTGGCATCCTGTACTAACATGACCAATTTTGATTTTTCATCTATAAAAACACCAGATATTACAAAGGATAATTTCATATCTCCACTAGTGACTCCTTCTCCCTCTGCCTCCAGTAAATTACCAGAGAATTTGCACAGAGGTTCTAGCAAGTCATTTATGGTGtctccggaaaatatacagttgGAAACTGATGCTACTACATTTGACTTTGAAAATGCCCAAACACCTGATTTTTCTACACCCAATGTTTCTCAAGTTGAATTTCCTTCTCCAGTAAGCACACAATCTAACCATTTAGCTTCTGATGTTAATAACGTCAGAAATTCACTTATGACAAAGTACAATAATGCTGTAGGGAGAAGAGCACTGTTGTTAACACCAAAAGCAATTAGATCATTTACTCAAGGTTTGGATAGTGATTTGCATGAAATTAAGAGATTGCCTCGTACTCTGAGAGCTGTAGCTTCTACACCCAAGCCTGATTATAATGTTAATGTTATGACTAGCATTAGAACAAAGGATATCAGTGAAAGAAGGAAAACAAGAACTCCAGAGAATCCTAATTCTGATAATACATATTCTGATGTTGTAGTCCTTGATTGTGTTAATGACAAACATACTCCTAAAATAAGGAAAAGCCAAACACCCAGGTCAGTACTGGATAGCCCAAGTGTGGGTTATACAAATGGTGATAGTGGAAAACtaataaaaaatatgaaaatagcTGTTCCTGAAGCAAGTAATGACACTTGTAATACAGCAACAAAGGTTCCTGTGCCTGATTACAGTAATATTCAAGGTCTACAGAGTCTTTTCAGGACACCAAGAAGAAACCCAGAAAATGTGGAAATTAAAGCTAACTATTGTGAGCCGAGAGGTTTAAAGAAACTGCTTGCTACACCTAAACAAAAACAATATAGTCCATTTGCAGATTATACAAATGTTGCAGGTATTAAAAATCTTTTTGCTTCACAGATCCCTGTGAATTCTCCTGAAGCAAATTATACCAATCTCTATGGGATCCAGACATTGATGAAAACTCCAAATGCACTTGATTCtcttgagagagagattgaggtAATGGGTGAACTTGTAAAGACTCCCCTTTCGGATCGCACCAATAAGGTAGTTAGGAAAATTGCACCTTTGTTGCAGCATTCACCTACTCAAAGTTTAGGGAGAATTCTCCGTAGCTCTCCAAAAGTTGTTAGCCCAGGCACAAGTTCGCCATCTGAAAACATACCACCAGTAGAAGATGGTACGCCTCGTAGATCTCGAAGAAACGCTAAAGTTGAGCTAGAGGCAGTTGCCATGTCAGTCAGGCAGAGACGACCTCGCAGAGGAGCTGTTAAAAGTGATGCGCAAAGCCATGTTACAGAATGTGAACTGGAGTCAATTAAATTGTCACCTGTTGTACCAGAGCGTAGTTTGAGGTCCAGGAAAAAAGTTGATTCAACTGATAAAAATgccatgaataaaaaaaaatctagaaaGGGTGAAAAGACAGCCAAAGTGGAAATCCAGAACTCAGTCATTATGAATAAATATCAGGAAAGTCCACAGATTGTGGAAGTTGATGTTGAATTGTCAGAAGTATCAGGTAAAGTAGAAATTACTCAAAGACAACCTGCTTTCTCCCCAGAAATTGACAATCCTAGTCTAAAATTGAAATTGGATACTCCAGTAAGTGTAGAGGATTTAGTGTCAGATACATTACTGGTCAAAAGACGAAATACCCAAAAAGCCGAATTGAATGTGCTCGTAGTCTCTCCAAGTAAAAGACGTAGGAAAATAAATAATGCTGTTTTAGAATCTGGCAAAGCAGTCCTGCCTGTATTGCAAGATTCTGAAACCTGTGTATCATTGGGAAAACAAGAACACAGTAATGACTCTGAATTAACACCAGATTTGTCTGTACCAGTACGtgggaaaagaagaaaaaatcaGTCTCCTAACCAAGACGAAAAAAAACAGATGACACCAGTAAGAAGAGGCCGTAGTAGAAAGGTAACTACTGCAGCAGGCAATTCCATTACAGATGAGTCTAATAAAATAGAAACTCAATCCAAACATATTGAGCTGAACATAGATCCAGTGTTATGCAGGGAAAACCTTGATCTTTCACCCTCCAGGAAAAGAAACAGAAAGACTAGGGCACAATGTGTTAAATCAAATGATATACAAGAGGAGAGAGAAGTGTCCTCCCAATCACAAGATGCAGCATCCACGAGAAGTAGAAGAGGCAAACTTAAAGAAATAACAGAAAGTGAACAGCCTTTGACAAAAGGAAGACGGAAACTTGCTAATAAATTGGTCAGTGTGCCTGATGCCATTGAAAATATGCCAGACTTGTTAGTGGAACAAGAAGTGCGAATAACTCGACGGGGGCGTACTCGTGTCCAGAACAGTGTAGATGAATCAGTGCCTGTGTTACAGGAAACAAAAATGAAAAGAGGTGGTACCAGATTAAAAAATAAAAAGCTGGAAGCTACTGTTGAACCCTTGGAAGAGTCAGAAAAAGAGATGGATGAGAACTGCAGAGTTTTGGAGGAACCCAGTTTGGATAAGACATCAACTAAAGCCAAGAAGAATGACAAGTCAAGAAATACacgatttacctggagtttacctggagagagtttcgggggtcaacgcccccgcggcccg